CGTCAAGATGGTCATGCCCGGCGACAACGTGCAGATGAAGGTCGAGCTGATCACGCCGGTCGCGATGGAAGAGAAGCAGCGCTTCGCCATCCGCGAGGGCGGCCGCACGGTCGGCGCTGGCGTCATCACCAAGATCACCCAATAATCCGCACCCCATGGGCGATAGGCAGCGCGTCGCGCTCGTATGTGACGAGTGCGG
This portion of the Sandaracinaceae bacterium genome encodes:
- a CDS encoding elongation factor Tu; amino-acid sequence: VKMVMPGDNVQMKVELITPVAMEEKQRFAIREGGRTVGAGVITKITQ